In the genome of Fusarium fujikuroi IMI 58289 draft genome, chromosome FFUJ_chr02, one region contains:
- a CDS encoding related to YVC1-vacuolar cation channel, whose protein sequence is MFSSLLRRPRAGPRRIDRRRNTSFSPSPGPARRRYTLERHATADFTEADDDDGDDTHDEGLSRFRSNDRRTNNDGDEDDDEGDEGDEEDRPGEDGRRGGLPVLPLFSASHLDSLPVYSITHAIRIIVSTRTETTLSWDQLRSPQVSQFLVKPMQQQIRAQHFSRATLYALMINCLQFTKEGERYPGNAGISSTRAKVCELLTLKLLKEYNVRELIDALAYDFYPLQGLPGSQAPTSPRKSPPANKLPLIASRTSTLEVAIRASAKHLLAHPLVVQQLEAIWSGAITFHSSADSLHREPPPNAGLNSNGYIGKATDRTPLLGAIAQKETHFTPPGRRTASLYDPRQASLLKLSRLRVPRYRSFLSTISLAVLIGLFLAVLAERSVQITGLELIFWFWSAGFMLDELVGFNEQGFALYILNVWNVFDLGILLLLIVYYCMRAYGVFLADSHHIYDNAYDILAANAILLLPRIFSILDHYQYFSQLLIAFRLMAVDLVAVFTLILVLCSGFFVFFSLTKNSFGASDVAYKIFQILMGFTPAAWEVWDAYNWLGRALLVLFLSICHFLVVTILITVLTNSFMAIASNANEEHQYLFAINTISMVKNDALFSYIAPSNIFAWLLMPLRYCMPLRTFVWLNRTVIKVTHFPVLFCIYLYERYWLAPSMYEATDLVEHPVRERSRHISFMDPVSRAAIFSPSIRVREESVAGFQKDRALEEVFRRLPDPLTLRTQRRQERRKTQTAIRNWMDQHDDNDASPGNWQTPDGTMPPWQRRSSVGLARTTNLRRVSDVRSTASDPADRMSNVGNPLRPSHFSRTRLNADLSEYKDQTDADGDGDDELVTNDEDEDDHVTNAGQSQVAISRGIHEEAESYFAPNANNFGKLASSVSSSGKRSSSGKNVSQTPRPKRGAHNRTLSTNTILFNPQDVKQMQRASSISPPLPGQSRPRTSGRINTGEKTPRRSSPRRSMYVANTKPRPVMPPRGMTEAGAVSRSALLSIEPRNRPKDIRRLSSVDLSAMSDQVVGDHIGAMPGSFQTQLATFMKDHRLRTGGGNDSGDRDRMGRLVLARMKTLEESFADVIKEMRDLKNSSTVPTTRRNSGDEANMEPMIEVAGRDRLRKYHIDNSQRKIASKRPVSRRSLKETKAGMWDYKGKGKEVVYESDDEAETDDSLFKKGGSL, encoded by the exons aTGTTCTCCTCCCTACTACGACGCCCCAGGGCTGGTCCCCGTCGAATCGATCGTCGCCGAAACACAAgcttctctccttctcctggtCCTGCTCGGCGACGTTATACTCTTGAACGACACGCAACGGCCGATTTCACAGAAgccgacgacgacgacggtgaTGATACTCATGATGAGGGATTGAGCCGGTTTCGAAGTAATGACCGCCGTACGAAtaatgatggagatgaggatgatgatgaaggggaCGAAGgggacgaggaagacaggCCTGGCGAAGACGGACGACGCGGCGGCCTTCCCGTTCTTCCCCTGTTCTCGGCATCTCATTTAG ATTCCTTGCCAGTGTACAGCATAACACACGCCATCCGAATTATCGTATCGACACGCACTGAAACAACTCTGTCATGGGATCAACTTCGATCACCCCAGGTTTCTCAATTCCTCGTAAAACCTATGCAGCAACAGATTCGTGCCCAGCATTTCAGCCGTGCAACTCTGTATGCTCTCATGATCAACTGTCTCCAATTCACCAAAGAGGGTGAACGCTACCCAGGCAATGCAGGAATTAGTAGCACTCGTGCCAAGGTTTGCGAATTGCTGACTCTCAAGCTACTCAAAGAGTACAATGTCCGCGAGTTGATCGATGCCCTTGCCTATGATTTTTACCCACTTCAAGGTCTCCCCGGATCTCAAGCACCTACGTCTCCTCGAAAATCACCGCCCGCCAATAAGTTGCCTCTGATAGCATCCCGAACGTCAACTCTCGAGGTCGCCATTCGAGCCTCAGCCAAGCACTTGCTTGCCCATCCCCTTGTCGTCCAACAACTTGAAGCAATCTGGAGCGGTGCGATTACTTTCCACTCGTCTGCCGATAGCTTACATCGGGAACCTCCACCAAACGCAGGCCTCAACTCGAATGGATATATTGGAAAAGCGACCGATAGAACTCCCCTGCTTGGTGCAATTGCTCAGAAAGAAACGCATTTCACCCCACCTGGGCGTCGTACGGCGTCGCTCTACGATCCTCGACAAGCGTCTCTCCTCAAACTCTCCCGTCTTCGGGTTCCTCGATATAGATCTTTCCTTTCGACAATATCTCTCGCTGTTCTGATTGGACTGTTTCTTGCTGTTCTTGCTGAACGTTCAGTTCAAATCACAGGTCTGGAACTGATCTTTTGGTTCTGGAGTGCTGGCTTCATGCTTGACGAGCTCGTTGGATTCAACGAGCAGGGGTTCGCCCTGTACATCTTGAACGTGTGGAATGTTTTTGACCTCGGAATACTTCTATTGCTCATTGTATACTACTGCATGCGAGCGTATGGCGTCTTCCTGGCCGACTCTCACCACATCTACGACAATGCCTATGATATACTCGCGGCCAATGCGATCCTGCTCCTCCCGCGTATTTTCAGCATCTTGGATCACTACCAATACTTCTCGCAGCTTCTTATTGCATTTCGTCTTATGGCTGTGGACTTGGTGGCCGTTTTCACATTGATCTTGGTACTCTGTAGCGGGTTCTTCGTGTTTTTCTCTTTGACAAAGAACTCGTTCGGTGCGAGTGATGTTGCCTATAAGATCTTTCAGATCCTGATGGGATTCACTCCTGCAGCATGGGAAGT ATGGGATGCGTACAATTGGTTAGGACGGGCCTTATTGGTTCTCTTCCTGAGTATTTGTCATTTCCTTGTTGT GACAATTCTTATCACCGTTCTCACGAATTCGTTCATGGCTATTGCGTCCAATGCCAATGAAGAGCACCA GTATTTGTTCgctatcaacaccatttCTATGGTGAAGAATGACGCACTGTTCTCGTATATTGCCCCTAGCAACATTTTCGCGTGGCTTCTCATGCCTCTACGGTATTGCATGCCGTTGAGAACCTTCGTGTGGCTGAACAGAACTGTCATCAAGGTGACGCACTTTCCCGTGCTTTTCTGCATCTACCTATACGAGAGATACTGGCTTGCCCCGTCTATGTACGAGGCAACTGACTTGGTGGAACACCCAGTTCGGGAACGAAGTCGGCACATCTCTTTCATGGATCCTGTAAGCAGAGCAGCCATTTTTAGTCCAAGCATTAGGGTTCGCGAGGAATCTGTGGCTGGCTTTCAAAAAGACCGGGCTCTCGAGGAGGTGTTTCGGCGCTTACCTGATCCCCTAACATTGAGGACACAAAGACGGCAAGAGAGGCGGAAGACGCAGACTGCGATTCGTAACTGGATGGATCAACACGACGATAACGATGCGTCTCCAGGGAATTGGCAAACGCCTGATGGTACTATGCCTCCTTGGCAACGAAGATCCAGCGTCGGTCTTGCTCGTACAACTAATCTTAGGCGTGTTTCGGACGTCAGATCGACAGCGAGTGATCCTGCTGATAGGATGTCTAACGTGGGAAACCCACTCCGGCCGTCCCATTTCTCCAGAACTCGTCTGAATGCGGATTTATCCGAATACAAAGACCAGACTGATgctgatggcgatggcgatgacgaaCTGGTGACaaatgatgaggatgaggatgatcaTGTTACGAACGCTGGGCAGAGTCAAGTTGCTATAAGCCGTGGAATCCACGAGGAAGCGGAAAGCTACTTTGCACCCAATGCCAATAACTTCGGAAAGCTGGCATCCTCTGTGAGTTCTTCTGGAAAGAGGAGCTCCTCTGGCAAGAATGTTTCTCAGACACCGCGGCCCAAACGAGGAGCACACAACCGAACACTTTCTACAAATACGATACTCTTCAACCCTCAGGATGTCAAGCAAATGCAGAGGGCATCGTCGATATCGCCACCTCTGCCTGGCCAGTCACGTCCACGAACTAGTGGACGAATAAACACTGGTGAAAAGACACCAAGACGTAGTTCACCTCGCCGCTCTATGTACGTCGCCAACACGAAACCTCGACCAGTGATGCCACCACGAGGTATGACCGAGGCTGGTGCTGTTAGTCGATCAGCCCTTCTCAGCATTGAGCCACGAAATCGTCCCAAGGACATTAGAAGGTTGTCTTCGGTTGATCTGAGTGCGATGTCTGATCAAGTAGTGGGAGACCATATTGGTGCGATGCCTGGCAGCTTCCAGACACAACTTGCAACTTTCATGAAGGATCATCGGTTACGGACAGGCGGTGGTAACGACTCCGGCGACCGCGACAGAATGGGAAGGCTGGTGTTGGCTAGAATGAAGACGTTGGAGGAAAGCTTTGCGGATGTGATCAAGGAGATGCGGGATTTGAAAAACTCTTCGACGGTCCCTACAACGCGGCGTAACTCGGGAGATGAGGCCAATATGGAGCCGATGATTGAGGTGGCTGGACGAGACCGCTTGAGAAAGTACCATATCGACAACAGCCAACGCAAGATTGCGTCTAAGCGACCCGTCAGCCGAAGAAGCCTTAAAGAGACGAAAGCTGGCATGTGGGATTATAAGGGGAAGGGCAAGGAGGTAGTGTATGAGTCCGACGATGAGGCAGAGACTGATGACAGTCTGTTCAAGAAAGGGGGCTCATTGTAA
- a CDS encoding related to TAP42, component of the Tor signaling pathway, with the protein MSSEEPQSLRSLYEAAEEKRHALDNTFEATSPAYRSDLEAALSLYSSARDQISALALFSSNEGLEDISTSDLPYLLLDAHVAELVQKTPNQSPDQRLEVLSKSRAAYERFLATVDSYALVQKPYDRALERYRDDPERFAVVASNDAAARRDGKIANYRAEKALKEKLETLRRNPRYLDDGDEELVRELYLTQITFTVHSALQALDSLNREVEILAQAPRPLAPSATNAPSPEDHSSRLDQPLRRLHSLQAGPLLSKQGKPLQPFTLLGSRDQMSRDVFRSGHNLPTMSIDEYLEEERRQGNILQGGVEPKKVVDEDDMEAIDRETYKQREWDEFVDHNPKGAGNTLNRG; encoded by the coding sequence ATGTCTTCAGAAGAACCCCAATCTCTGCGCTCTCTCTACGAAGCCGCCGAAGAAAAGCGCCACGCTTTAGACAACACCTTCGAGGCAACTTCGCCCGCCTACCGCTCCGATCTCGAGGCTGCACTATCCCTCTACTCTTCTGCGCGCGACCAAATCTCAGCTCTTGCCCTTTTCTCCTCCAACGAAGGGCTTGAGGACATTTCTACATCAGATCTCCCTTATCTCCTTCTCGACGCCCACGTTGCGGAGCTCGTACAAAAGACCCCCAACCAAAGCCCTGACCAACGCCTAGAGGTCCTCTCCAAGTCTCGCGCCGCCTACGAGCGCTTCCTCGCCACCGTCGACAGCTATGCACTAGTGCAGAAGCCTTACGATCGCGCACTCGAGCGATATCGCGACGATCCTGAGAgatttgctgttgttgccaGTAATGATGCTGCGGCGCGACGAGATGGCAAGATTGCGAATTACCGCGCTGAAAAAGCGCTGAAAGAGAAGTTGGAAACGCTGAGACGGAATCCACGATACCTggacgatggcgatgaggagCTCGTGCGGGAGCTTTACCTGACACAAATCACTTTCACGGTACATTCTGCGCTTCAGGCTTTGGACTCATTAAACCGTGAGGTGGAGATTCTTGCACAGGCACCTCGACCGCTTGCGCCCTCAGCTACAAATGCGCCATCTCCCGAAGACCACTCTTCCCGGCTTGATCAGCCCCTACGCCGTTTACACTCTCTCCAGGCTGGTCCGCTACTGTCTAAACAAGGCAAACCTTTGCAGCCATTTACGCTGCTTGGTTCACGGGATCAAATGTCAAGAGATGTATTTCGCTCAGGGCACAACTTGCCGACCATGTCCATCGATGAGTATCTcgaggaagagaggagaCAGGGAAATATTCTCCAGGGCGGCGTGGAACCGAAGAAGGTGGTGGATGAGGACGACATGGAAGCTATAGATCGTGAGACGTACAAGCAGCGCGAGTGGGATGAGTTCGTTGATCACAATCCCAAGGGAGCAGGAAATACTCTCAATAGAGGTTGA